From one Anabas testudineus chromosome 18, fAnaTes1.2, whole genome shotgun sequence genomic stretch:
- the ltb4r gene encoding leukotriene B4 receptor 1 yields MASNITTTSQQSPTASFYLPISTSAQVGIGILTLAFVLGFPGNLFVVWSVFCRVKKRSVTCLLVLNLALADAFVLLSAPFFLRYLAGGRGWEFGSAACKLVHYLSSVNMYVSIYLICLMSMDRWLAVTRPFLSQRMRNKRSLLALLLGVWVMAFILSLPMPFYRSNLQKLLPNNITLSFCMPYHWNSVGHKVFQYLFETIMGCLVPFCLINTCYSSVICRLQNAKFQRRAQGTRLILLIICAFAIFWLPYHIVNIIEVAGLLQNSDAVKKAASVARPNVTAFAYFSSAVNPILYVFAGSSHIRKAGLSFMGKLFEATNSESRGTSTFTRSSRSGSSPDESSILHTLSVKVGKPFRGKNKERSSSVAGKGVESLASIEQLE; encoded by the exons ATGGCATCTAATATCACCACCACCTCCCAGCAGTCCCCCACCGCCTCTTTTTATTTGCCCATCAGCACCTCAGCCCAGGTCGGCATTGGGATCCTGACTCTGGCTTTTGTGCTGGGCTTCCCCGGGAATCTGTTTGTGGTTTGGTCTGTGTTCTGCCGGGTAAAGAAGCGCTCTGTAACCTGTTTGTTGGTGTTGAACCTGGCTCTGGCAGATGCTTTCGTGCTGCTCAGTGCCCCCTTTTTCCTGCGTTACCTGGCTGGAGGTCGGGGCTGGGAGTTTGGCTCGGCAGCATGCAAGCTGGTACATTACCTGTCAAGTGTGAACATGTACGTGTCTATCTACCTTATCTGCCTGATGAGCATGGATCGCTGGCTTGCTGTCACAAGGCCTTTTCTGTCCCAGAGGATGAGGAACAAGCGTTCCCTGCTGGCTCTCCTTCTTGGAGTCTGGGTGATGGCATTCATCTTGTCACTGCCAATGCCTTTCTACCGCAG TAATTTGCAGAAGCTACTACCAAACAACATCACTTTAAGTTTTTGTATGCCATACCACTGGAACAGTGTTGGCCACAAAGTCTTCCAGTACCTGTTTGAGACCATCATGGGCTGCCTGGTGCCCTTCTGCCTCATCAACACTTGTTACTCCTCCGTCATCTGTCGCCTGCAAAACGCAAAGTTCCAGCGCAGGGCTCAAGGGACTCGTCTGATCCTGCTGATCATCTGTGCCTTCGCAATATTCTGGCTGCCCTATCACATCGTCAACATCATCGAG GTGGCCGGCCTTTTGCAGAACAGTGATGCAGTGAAGAAGGCTGCTTCTGTAGCCCGTCCAAATGTCACGGCCTTTGCTTACTTCAGCAGTGCTGTCAATCCCATCCTTTACGTGTTTGCCGGCAGCTCCCACATTCGTAAGGCCGGCCTCAGCTTCATGGGTAAACTCTTTGAGGCCACCAACTCGGAGAGCAGAGGCACGTCTACATTCACCCGCAGCTCCCGCAGTGGCTCCTCGCCAGATGAAAGCTCCATTCTGCACACGCTCTCAGTCAAAGTGGGAAAGCCTTTTAGAGGCAAGAACAAGGAGCGCAGCAGCAGTGTGGCAGGCAAAGGGGTTGAAAGTTTGGCTAGCATTGAGCAGCTTGAGTag
- the LOC113157317 gene encoding tripartite motif-containing protein 16-like, with translation MAEKQHQEHGVKLEQEDLCCAVCLDLPTEPVALSCGHSYCRGCIESCWDKEKEKGSYSCPQCRETFDPRPVLWRNNTLAEIVEKMKKTSTQQASTSGARTSADSAGVACDFCSGPKPNIATMSCLTCLASYCPAHLEPHYTVPVLKTHQLVSAIIPLQDNMCTKHSKLLEFYCETDEQLVCSSCTVDEHKGHKTVSASVQKIKTKNDIVLSQKEVQNQVQQRENELKELKQAEENIKSGAQTVLKDCDRIFAELIAAMQERCCEVKQLIVSQESSAVTHAAWLQLQLEEEITKLRRRDTKLEQLLHTDDHIYMIQAAQSLSASRDSQDVLQVASPLRSFTDVTDCVSELRDKVDTVPKETWPRISATVCYVDFSLQPAPNTREEFLRYYCPLTLDVTTNYPYLHLINDNRRVRPSPSPYSAAPDRFTKFPQVLCRERLSKRCYWEVEWYARTLSAAVAYKDISRTSDDSRFGNNDKSWSLECTASGYSYRHNSVETTVSGPSSGKIGVYLDYNAGVLCFYHVSDTMVLLHKVQTTFTQPLHPGLGLNYEWYDVGVFAQLVEL, from the exons ATGGCTGAGAAGCAACATCAGGAGCACGGAGTCAAACTGGAACAAGAGGATTTGTGTTGTGCAGTATGTCTTGATCTTCCCACAGAACCAGTAGCTCTTAGCTGTGGACACAGTTACTGCAGAGGGTGCATTGAGAGTTGCTGGGacaaggagaaggaaaagggaTCATACAGCTGTCCTCAGTGCAGGGAGACGTTTGATCCCAGGCCTGTTCTGTGGAGGAACAACACGCTGGCTGAg ATCgtggagaagatgaagaagacgAGCACCCAGCAGGCTTCAACCAGCGGTGCTCGGACCAGTGCCGACTCAGCAGGCGTTGCCTGTGATTTCTGCTCCGGGCCCAAACCTAACATAGCTACAATGTCTTGCCTGACTTGCTTGGCCTCTTACTGCCCAGCTCACCTTGAACCTCACTACACCGTTCCTGTTTTGAAGACGCATCAGCTGGTCTCAGCTATAATTCCTCTGCAGGACAACATGTGTACAAAGCACAGCAAACTACTGGAGTTCTACTGCGAGACAGACGAGCAGCTTGTGTGCTCTTCGTGCACTGTAGATGAGCATAAGGGTCACAAAACGGTTTCTGCTTCAGTACAGAAGATTAAAACAAAG AATGATATAGTTTTGAGTCAAAAGGAAGTACAGAATCAagtccagcagagagagaacGAGCTGAAGGAGTTGAAGCAAGCAGAGGAGAACATCAAG AGTGGTGCCCAGACTGTGCTGAAAGACTGTGACAGGATCTTCGCAGAGCTCATCGCCGCCATGCAGGAAAGATGCTGTGAGGTGAAGCAGCTGATTGTTAGTCAGGAGTCCAGCGCAGTGACTCATGCGGCGtggctgcagctccagctcGAGGAGGAGATCACCAAGCTGAGGAGGAGAGACAcgaagctggagcagctgttgcACACTGACGACCACATCTATATGATACAG GCGGCCCAGTCTCTCTCTGCTTCCCGTGACTCTCAGGATGTTTTACAGGTTGCTAGTCCACTGCGTTCTTTCACAGATGTGACCGACTGTGTATCTGAGCTACGAGATAAAGTAGACACAGTGCCGAAGGAGACATGGCCCAGGATTTCTGCTACAG TGTGTTATGTTGACTTCTCACTACAACCGGCACCAAACACTAGAGAAGAGTTTTTGCGCT ATTACTGTCCCCTCACACTGGATGTGACCACAAATTACCCCTATCTCCATCTGATAAATGACAATCGCAGGGTGAGGCCTTCACCCAGCCCCTACTCTGCTGCACCAGACAGGTTCACCAAGTTCCCACAGGTGCTGTGCAGAGAGCGTTTGTCCAAACGGTGctactgggaggtggagtggtACGCTCGCACTTTGTCTGCAGCAGTGGCATACAAAGACATCAGCCGCACGTCAGATGACTCCCGCTTTGGAAACAATGACAAGTCATGGAGTTTGGAGTGCACAGCAAGCGGGTACTCGTACCGTCACAACAGCGTAGAGACGACCGTGTCAGGCCCCAGCTCCGGCAAGATTGGAGTGTATCTTGATTATAACGCAGGCgttctgtgtttttatcatgtcTCTGACACAATGGTGCTGCTCCACAAAGTCCAGACCACGTTCACCCAGCCTCTTCACCCGGGGCTTGGGCTGAACTATGAGTGGTATGATGTTGGAGTGTTTGCACAGCTGGTTGAATTATga
- the LOC113157319 gene encoding leukotriene B4 receptor 1-like: protein MAQCDSVLFLNNTTSFTAGNETIVANPVATSVGALILSLVFLLGFPGNIFVIWSILAHARKQSVTTLLILNLAIADGSLMALTPFFIIYLVMKTWVFGNVMCKILFYLCLANMYASIQLIMLMSLYRLVAVLWPQRVSVITSHRTIMRGLALVWLLVMVISLPALIFRNVKNGVCDSYHDYDSEVVLQYTLELVFGFLIPYGVILISYICILRRIRQTKFRRRIRSEKLILAIVLTFCCIWLPYHIINMVQVTWASCPGGPVKIILCKIWNRSRAVTSAIAFMSSCANPVLYFFAGKSYIRREGLAFMARLFERTGVDSGTRKSRQNSQNSHEKDKEAEAVVLKDKDLDSVTQSSSVVKAMKNGN from the exons ATGGCCCAATGTGACAGTGTTCTTTTCCTAAACAACACCACATCCTTCACTGCAGGAAATGAGACCATTGTGGCAAACCCCGTTGCCACCAGTGTGGGGGCTCTCATCCTGAGCCTCGTTTTTCTTTTGGGCTTCCCTGGAAACATCTTTGTCATCTGGAGCATCCTGGCCCACGCCCGAAAGCAGTCGGTCACCACCCTCCTCATCCTCAACCTGGCTATAGCTGATGGCTCTCTGATGGCTCTCACTCCATTCTTCATCATCTACCTGGTTATGAAGACGTGGGTGTTTGGGAATGTGATGTGTAAGATCCTCTTCTACCTGTGCCTGGCCAACATGTATGCCTCCATCCAGCTCATCATGCTCATGAGCCTCTATAGACTTGTGGCAGTGCTGTGGCCACAGCGCGTAAGTGTCATCACCAGCCACAGGACTATAATGCGAGGGCTGGCCTTGGTGTGGTTGCTGGTGATGGTCATCTCACTTCCTGCGCTTATCTTCAGAAACGTGAAGAATGGCGTATGTGATTCGTATCATGACTACGACAGCGAA GTGGTCCTCCAGTACACGCTGGAACTCGTGTTTGGCTTTTTAATTCCCTATGGGGTTATTTTAATCAGCTACATATGTATCTTACGCCGGATCCGACAGACCAAGTTCCGCCGTCGAATTCGTAGTGAGAAGCTTATCTTGGCCATCGTGTTGACCTTCTGCTGCATCTGGCTGCCTTaccacatcatcaacatggtGCAA GTTACATGGGCTTCATGTCCAGGTGGTCCAGTAAAAATCAT ACTGTGTAAAATATGGAATAGGAGCCGTGCTGTCACCTCAGCCATAGCTTTCATGAGCAGTTGTGCCAACCCGGTGCTCTACTTCTTCGCAGGAAAGTCATACATCCGCCGTGAGGGGCTGGCATTCATGGCCCGCTTGTTTGAACGCACGGGGGTGGACTCGGGCACTAGGAAGAGCCGACAAAACAGCCAGAACAGCCAcgagaaagacaaagaggcgGAGGCTGTCGTGCTCAAGGACAAAGATCTGGACTCTGTCACTCAGTCGAGCTCTGTTGTCAAAGCCATGAAGAATGGCAACTAA